The Elstera cyanobacteriorum DNA segment GCGCTAACGATGTTTGGCCTGTCCGAAATGCAGGCACGATACGCCAGCTATCGCGACCTCGCGGAGATCATCCGAACCCGCTTCACCCAACCGAAGAAAACCCTGCGCGAGCTGTTCGGCCGGATGGTGTTCAATGTGCTGTCAGGAAACACTGACGACCATGCCCGCAATCACGCAGCCTTCTGGGACGGCGCGTCGCTCTCGCTAACCCCCGCCTATGACATCTGCCCGCAGCCGCGTACCGGTCGCGAAGCAAATCAGGCAATGTTGATAGGGGGGGAGGACCGCCGCAGCCGACTGGAGACCTGCCGTGCCGAGGCTTCTGCTTTTTTGTTGAGTGACGACGATGCACGGCTGATCATTGATGCACAGATCGGTGGTATTACGGACTCGTGGGGCGAAGTTTGCGATGAGGCGCAACTCAGCACGGTTGATCGGGCATTTCTTTGGGAACGGCAGTTTTTGAATAAATTTGCCTTTGATGGATGGGCCGGTAGGTCGTAGCCGAACCTCCGCTGCGCCTGACCCAGCCTGGTCGTTAAGTTGCGGCGCAGGAACTGATGGATGGGCCTCCAATGAGTTGGCCAGTCGCAGGCGTGCCTGTGTCGCATAATGAATGTTATGTGAGATTTTAGGAAAATTGTTTGTATCTAACCCGGCCAATCCGGCTGGCTTGCAGAAACCAGCGCCGCCCAATCGGTCGGTGGATTGCCGTTCGCCAGCATACGCTCAAAGACCGCATAGGGGTCGGATTTACTGCCTGCTGATCGCAACGTCTGCGTATCATTGACCCAGGCATAAACAATGATCTTGGCCTTCGAATCATACCGGAAAAACAGCCGGAAGCGCTGTCCGATCTTCGCGCGCCGCCAATGCCGATGGTCCGGCCCAAGCGTATTACCTTGGCGG contains these protein-coding regions:
- a CDS encoding type II toxin-antitoxin system YhaV family toxin, with amino-acid sequence DPLTAESNANVKLFRALSRLILEVIPSDPGREEFRQGNTLGPDHRHWRRAKIGQRFRLFFRYDSKAKIIVYAWVNDTQTLRSAGSKSDPYAVFERMLANGNPPTDWAALVSASQPDWPG